A genomic stretch from Anaerococcus mediterraneensis includes:
- the thiE gene encoding thiamine phosphate synthase, whose protein sequence is MKKLYLVTNSDKYSQEEFLERVEDALKGGVDIIQLREKEMSDRDILSLGKKVKKLCDSYKVPMLIDDKPHLAWALGVGVHLGADDMPIDLARKLLGKDALIGATAKSVEAAIDAQEKGADYLGVGAIFETKTHVKTKRTSVETLIDIKRNVDIDVYAIGGLNIDNVDILQDSGVDGICVVRAIMDSPNVEVDSRNLKEKIENIL, encoded by the coding sequence TTGAAAAAATTATACCTAGTGACAAATTCGGATAAGTACAGCCAAGAAGAATTTTTAGAAAGAGTGGAAGATGCCCTCAAAGGCGGGGTTGATATAATCCAGCTTAGGGAAAAAGAAATGTCTGATAGGGACATCCTAAGTCTTGGCAAAAAAGTCAAAAAACTCTGCGATTCTTATAAGGTACCCATGCTAATAGATGACAAGCCCCACCTAGCCTGGGCGCTTGGCGTTGGGGTCCACCTTGGGGCAGATGATATGCCCATAGACCTAGCTAGAAAACTTTTGGGCAAGGATGCTTTGATAGGTGCTACTGCCAAATCAGTAGAGGCAGCCATCGATGCCCAAGAAAAAGGGGCTGACTATTTGGGCGTTGGGGCAATTTTTGAAACAAAAACCCACGTCAAAACAAAAAGAACAAGCGTAGAAACCCTCATAGATATAAAAAGAAATGTGGATATAGATGTCTATGCCATAGGGGGTCTAAATATAGACAATGTCGATATCCTACAGGACTCAGGGGTAGATGGTATCTGCGTAGTCAGAGCCATCATGGATAGCCCAAATGTAGAAGTAGATAGTAGGAATCTAAAAGAAAAAATAGAAAATATTTTATAA
- a CDS encoding helix-turn-helix domain-containing protein yields the protein MIKLIIVEDENLIRKKLLHFVDYNSLGMVVVGEATNGVEGVELIKKYKPDIVLADINMPEKDGLSMIHETIDYDYIAIIISGYDYFSYAQKALKYGVTDYLLKPIDIGQLKEALIDAREIIYKRRNIISKHTNIENAIGISNDSFIKDSTVLEMIDYVKNNYEEKISISDLSQKLAYSESMLNKKFKSEMHITFNEYLIRYRINKAIYLLQNTDYNITEIAYKCGYSSPKYFSRVFKKYLGMSPSDF from the coding sequence ATGATAAAGCTAATTATAGTAGAAGATGAAAACCTGATAAGGAAAAAACTCCTCCACTTTGTAGACTACAATTCTTTGGGAATGGTAGTAGTGGGCGAGGCTACAAATGGGGTAGAGGGAGTAGAACTTATAAAAAAATATAAGCCTGATATAGTTCTTGCTGATATAAATATGCCAGAAAAAGACGGACTTTCTATGATCCACGAAACCATAGACTATGATTATATAGCCATAATAATCTCAGGTTATGATTACTTTTCCTATGCCCAAAAGGCTCTCAAATATGGGGTTACTGATTATCTATTAAAGCCAATAGATATTGGTCAATTAAAAGAGGCCCTGATAGATGCTAGGGAAATCATATACAAGAGGAGAAATATAATATCCAAGCATACAAATATAGAAAATGCCATAGGTATTTCAAATGACTCTTTTATCAAGGATAGCACGGTTTTGGAGATGATTGATTATGTAAAAAATAATTATGAGGAGAAAATTTCTATCTCAGACCTATCTCAAAAACTTGCCTACTCTGAATCCATGCTCAATAAAAAATTCAAAAGTGAAATGCACATAACCTTCAATGAGTATTTGATCAGATATAGGATAAATAAGGCAATTTATCTTTTGCAAAATACTGATTATAATATAACAGAGATAGCCTACAAGTGCGGGTATTCATCGCCAAAATATTTTTCTAGGGTTTTCAAAAAGTACCTGGGCATGTCACCATCAGACTTCTAA
- a CDS encoding dihydrofolate reductase encodes MKAILAVNKNWAIGRENKMLYDLKKDLKHFKNTTTGSIVIMGRKTYQSMGSALANRDNLVLSRDKSLKIKDAKVFSDINEILSYVGDKKAFVIGGSEIVDLFLPYLDGAIITKIDKTSPAEVFLHNFDKDPDFKIISESEIQNENNINFKYVEYERIKNER; translated from the coding sequence ATGAAGGCTATACTAGCAGTTAATAAAAATTGGGCCATAGGCAGGGAAAATAAAATGCTCTATGACCTAAAAAAAGATTTAAAACATTTTAAAAATACAACTACTGGATCTATTGTCATAATGGGTAGAAAAACCTACCAGTCAATGGGATCAGCCCTGGCCAATAGGGATAATCTTGTCCTATCTAGGGATAAAAGTTTAAAAATAAAAGATGCCAAGGTTTTTTCGGATATAAATGAAATTCTCTCCTATGTGGGGGATAAAAAAGCCTTTGTCATTGGCGGATCAGAGATTGTCGACCTATTTTTGCCCTACTTGGACGGAGCTATCATTACAAAAATTGATAAAACTTCCCCAGCTGAAGTCTTTCTCCACAATTTTGACAAGGATCCTGATTTTAAAATCATAAGCGAATCAGAGATCCAAAATGAAAATAATATAAACTTTAAATATGTAGAATATGAAAGGATAAAAAATGAAAGATAA
- a CDS encoding ABC transporter ATP-binding protein, whose protein sequence is MSKIIINDAVKKYGDREVVKHINLEIHDGEFFTLLGPSGCGKTTLLRMIAGFNSIEGGDFYFDDKRINDMDPAKRNIGMVFQNYAVFPNMTVRKNIEFGLRQRKVDAKTIKEDTDKILKLMQIEEHAEKSPQALSGGQQQRVALARAIIIKPDVLLMDEPLSNLDAKLRVELREIIRRIQKEVGITTVYVTHDQEEAMAISDRIAVMKDGIIQQCASAREIYHKPTNTFVANFIGTNNSIKAFYDAKNQKIKITDDYTIDMKLNTEDDQDVILSVRPEDFIRSETGMKCKVVDHVFLGANTHFHMINTNGEEIDVLEESYYKRNADIKEYVYVDIKKEKINVFTYDGNTNLVGDYYED, encoded by the coding sequence ATGTCAAAAATCATTATCAATGACGCAGTCAAGAAATATGGGGACAGGGAGGTTGTAAAACACATAAACCTAGAAATCCATGATGGAGAGTTTTTTACTCTCCTTGGCCCTTCTGGCTGTGGAAAAACAACTCTGCTAAGGATGATTGCAGGTTTTAACTCCATAGAAGGTGGAGATTTTTATTTTGATGACAAAAGAATCAACGATATGGATCCAGCAAAGAGAAACATAGGTATGGTTTTTCAAAATTATGCAGTCTTCCCAAATATGACCGTAAGAAAAAATATAGAGTTTGGTCTTAGACAAAGAAAGGTCGATGCCAAAACTATAAAGGAAGATACAGACAAAATCCTAAAGCTCATGCAGATAGAAGAGCACGCAGAAAAAAGTCCTCAGGCCCTATCTGGTGGTCAACAACAAAGGGTAGCCCTAGCTAGAGCTATCATTATAAAACCAGATGTGCTTTTGATGGACGAGCCACTTTCAAACCTAGATGCCAAGCTTAGGGTTGAGCTTAGAGAGATAATCAGAAGAATCCAAAAAGAAGTAGGTATAACAACAGTCTATGTAACCCACGACCAAGAAGAGGCCATGGCCATATCTGATAGGATAGCCGTTATGAAAGATGGTATTATCCAGCAGTGTGCATCAGCTAGAGAGATCTATCACAAACCTACAAATACCTTTGTAGCCAATTTTATAGGTACAAACAATAGTATCAAGGCTTTTTATGATGCGAAAAATCAAAAGATAAAGATCACTGATGACTACACTATAGATATGAAACTAAATACCGAAGATGATCAGGATGTCATTCTTTCAGTAAGACCAGAAGATTTTATAAGAAGTGAAACAGGTATGAAATGCAAGGTAGTAGACCATGTATTTTTAGGAGCCAACACCCACTTCCATATGATAAATACAAATGGTGAGGAAATAGATGTATTAGAAGAATCCTACTACAAGAGAAATGCTGATATCAAAGAATATGTATATGTAGATATCAAAAAAGAAAAAATAAATGTATTTACATACGATGGAAATACAAATCTGGTAGGGGATTATTATGAAGACTAA
- a CDS encoding thiazole synthase, with product MENKDYLILGDKKFESRFILGSGKYSPELIEAAVKSAGAQMITVALRRANTKDVANILNYIPENVTIIPNTSGARNADEAIRIARLAREMGCGNFVKIEVMRDSKYLLADNHETLKATEVLAKEGFVVLPYMYPDLNYARDMRDAGAAAIMPLASPIGSNRGLATKDFIKIIIDEIDLPVIVDAGIGVPSQAAEAMEMGAAAIMANTGIATASDINMMARAFKLGIEAGRCAYLAKPGRVLESGAAPSSPLRDFFD from the coding sequence ATGGAAAATAAAGATTATTTGATACTAGGAGATAAAAAGTTTGAATCAAGATTTATACTTGGATCTGGCAAATATTCTCCAGAACTCATAGAGGCGGCAGTCAAATCTGCAGGAGCTCAGATGATAACAGTAGCCCTAAGACGTGCAAATACAAAGGATGTAGCCAATATCCTAAATTACATACCAGAAAATGTGACTATAATACCAAATACATCAGGGGCTAGAAATGCCGATGAGGCTATAAGGATTGCTAGGCTTGCAAGGGAAATGGGCTGTGGCAATTTTGTAAAAATAGAAGTCATGAGGGATAGCAAATACCTTTTGGCAGATAACCACGAAACCCTAAAGGCAACTGAGGTTTTGGCCAAAGAGGGCTTTGTAGTCTTGCCTTATATGTATCCAGACCTAAACTACGCTAGGGATATGAGAGATGCGGGAGCTGCTGCTATCATGCCACTTGCAAGTCCTATTGGATCTAATAGGGGTCTTGCTACAAAAGATTTTATAAAAATAATAATCGATGAAATAGACTTGCCAGTCATAGTTGATGCGGGCATAGGAGTGCCAAGCCAGGCTGCAGAGGCCATGGAAATGGGAGCTGCCGCTATCATGGCCAATACAGGTATAGCTACTGCCTCTGATATAAATATGATGGCAAGAGCCTTTAAGCTAGGCATAGAAGCTGGAAGATGCGCCTATCTTGCAAAACCAGGTAGAGTTTTAGAATCTGGTGCTGCCCCATCTTCACCACTTAGGGATTTTTTTGACTGA
- a CDS encoding iron ABC transporter permease produces the protein MKTNSKNIDIWKIFTLIIFIALSLFLVYPILKLLFSSVYIPGEGISFKEFTRFFSKPYYFQTLTNSLKISLSATLCTILLATPIAYIMSMYKIKGNAALNIIIVISSMSAPFIGAYSWILLLGRSGIITKFFEGIFNVTMPDIYGFKGILLVFSLQLYPLIFLYAKAAFENIDASVIEASENLGCVGFSRFFKIILPLITPSLLAGSLLVFMRCMSDFGTPMLIGEGYRTFPVLIYNEFVGEVGTNQSFASAIAVIAIIFTSLVFIIQKKISEKSSYSSNFLNPVAKKQLKGGANFFAHLLVYVVVFLSILPQIYLTYTSFKKTSGKIFIDGYSLKSYHTAISRLGNSIRNTIIFPTIALLIIIVLSLIISYLVVRRKNLATNIIDIFTMIPFILPGIVIGIALLQAFGNGIGDSGFLVLGGSVQILIISFVIRRMPYTLRSATSTLQQIPIVVEEAALSLGASKLKTFAKITVPMMASGLISGAILSFVTLISELSTSILLTNVRTKTMTVAIYTEVVRGNYGVAAALSTMLTIFTVIALIFFNILGSKNKNN, from the coding sequence ATGAAGACTAATAGCAAAAATATAGATATATGGAAAATTTTCACCCTAATAATTTTTATAGCACTTTCTTTATTTTTGGTATATCCTATATTAAAACTTCTATTTTCTTCTGTTTATATACCAGGTGAGGGGATAAGTTTTAAAGAGTTTACTAGGTTTTTTTCAAAACCATATTATTTTCAAACCTTGACCAACTCCCTTAAAATATCCCTATCAGCAACCCTCTGTACCATACTTTTGGCAACACCTATTGCCTATATCATGAGTATGTACAAAATAAAGGGCAATGCCGCACTAAATATAATCATAGTTATCTCATCCATGTCAGCACCTTTTATAGGAGCTTATTCTTGGATCTTGCTTCTTGGTAGGAGCGGTATAATAACCAAATTTTTTGAGGGCATATTCAATGTGACAATGCCTGATATATATGGTTTTAAGGGCATACTTTTAGTATTTTCCCTACAATTATATCCGCTTATATTTTTATACGCCAAGGCAGCTTTTGAAAACATTGACGCTTCAGTTATAGAGGCTAGCGAAAACTTAGGATGTGTAGGATTTTCTAGATTTTTCAAGATCATACTTCCTCTAATCACACCATCACTTTTGGCAGGATCACTACTTGTATTTATGAGATGTATGTCAGACTTTGGTACGCCAATGCTTATCGGTGAGGGTTATAGGACATTCCCAGTCTTGATCTACAACGAGTTTGTTGGAGAAGTAGGGACTAACCAGTCATTTGCTTCTGCTATAGCAGTTATAGCTATTATATTTACAAGCTTAGTATTTATAATCCAAAAAAAGATCTCAGAAAAATCTTCTTATTCATCCAACTTCCTAAACCCTGTTGCAAAAAAACAGCTAAAGGGAGGAGCAAATTTCTTTGCTCATTTGTTGGTATATGTAGTTGTATTTTTATCAATATTACCACAAATATATTTGACCTATACTTCTTTTAAAAAGACATCAGGCAAGATTTTTATAGATGGTTATTCACTAAAAAGTTATCACACAGCTATATCTAGGCTTGGTAACTCTATTAGAAATACCATAATATTCCCAACTATAGCCTTGCTTATTATCATAGTCTTATCCCTAATTATTTCTTATCTAGTAGTTAGGAGAAAAAACTTAGCAACAAATATTATAGATATATTTACCATGATACCATTTATCCTCCCAGGTATTGTTATAGGTATAGCCCTACTACAAGCCTTTGGTAATGGTATCGGAGATAGTGGATTTTTGGTTTTGGGCGGTAGCGTCCAGATCCTAATCATATCATTTGTCATAAGGAGAATGCCTTATACACTCAGGTCTGCTACATCTACCCTCCAGCAGATACCTATAGTTGTAGAAGAGGCAGCCTTATCTCTTGGGGCTAGCAAACTAAAAACCTTTGCTAAAATCACTGTTCCAATGATGGCAAGTGGTCTGATATCAGGTGCCATTCTTTCCTTTGTCACCCTCATATCAGAGCTTTCAACCTCAATTCTCCTTACAAATGTCAGAACAAAGACAATGACTGTAGCTATTTATACAGAGGTAGTCAGGGGTAATTATGGTGTAGCCGCAGCGCTTTCAACCATGCTTACAATATTTACAGTCATAGCCCTAATATTTTTTAATATTTTAGGGTCAAAAAACAAAAATAATTAA
- a CDS encoding sensor histidine kinase has product MLYSKKIYRGVLKKILGFLLILLIFLTALYFYLYLAVDFKKVNKNLDLVESEFSMIDTSLKDFLLDNKDHIEKTLDNYKPDQNLINNYYELTNKLGIDFQLDFYPDNKISFSYGKTKKNYDNYKVYQEIIGRGKKDFKTSSVNTGQNVLYMVRCQFKDGYVIIYVPAENITKKINEKVGSFYITDPYGKVVFNDMSLVEKNLNRLRKLDKDFIDRGRYIEEIGSYEVYQIHAIVERTMSNKDFFKLLLLFLFMCVAVLVILLYLLRDFLEESTAVIGRLNKQIDLVSEGKLDYIDIKTDDEINSIVRNINKLIDSQKILTEKNLNLKYANKYNEFKMLESQFNPHFLYNTLELISITMYIDPNISERLIQDLNEILRYSINDLSFIRFDEDILYIYKFLDIQKIKSEENFTYQINMDEESGKVLVPKLFLQPLLENSLKYASKHTSKIDLKIDIACDEKSLNIKIKDNGKAMSQKQIQKLNSYLDVESKKDYISMKHHGMVNSLNRLKTLYKEDVKMGFVEVDEGVLLEISIRL; this is encoded by the coding sequence ATGCTCTATAGTAAAAAAATATATAGGGGTGTTTTGAAAAAAATCTTGGGATTTTTGCTTATCCTTTTGATTTTTTTGACAGCCCTTTATTTCTATCTTTACCTAGCTGTGGATTTCAAGAAGGTAAACAAAAATTTAGACCTTGTAGAAAGTGAATTTTCTATGATAGATACATCTCTCAAGGATTTTCTATTGGACAACAAGGATCATATAGAGAAGACTCTAGATAATTACAAGCCAGACCAAAATTTGATAAACAATTATTATGAACTAACAAACAAACTAGGCATTGATTTCCAGTTGGATTTTTATCCTGATAATAAAATAAGTTTTTCCTATGGCAAGACTAAAAAAAATTATGATAATTACAAGGTCTACCAGGAGATCATAGGCAGGGGCAAAAAAGATTTTAAAACTAGCTCTGTAAACACAGGTCAAAATGTCTTGTACATGGTCAGGTGCCAGTTTAAAGATGGCTATGTTATAATATATGTCCCAGCAGAAAATATTACCAAAAAAATAAATGAAAAGGTGGGATCTTTCTATATCACAGATCCCTATGGCAAGGTTGTATTCAATGACATGAGCCTGGTTGAAAAAAACCTAAATAGGCTTAGAAAACTGGATAAAGATTTTATAGATAGAGGTAGGTATATAGAAGAGATAGGCTCTTATGAGGTCTATCAGATCCACGCCATAGTCGAAAGAACAATGTCAAACAAGGATTTTTTTAAACTCTTACTCTTGTTTTTATTTATGTGTGTGGCGGTTTTGGTCATCCTCCTCTATCTTTTGAGAGATTTTCTTGAGGAGTCAACAGCAGTGATTGGTAGGTTAAACAAACAGATTGACCTTGTTTCAGAAGGAAAACTTGACTATATAGATATAAAAACTGATGATGAGATCAACTCCATAGTTAGAAATATAAATAAGCTTATAGATTCGCAAAAAATCCTTACTGAGAAAAATCTGAACCTAAAATATGCAAATAAGTATAATGAGTTTAAGATGCTAGAGTCTCAGTTCAATCCACATTTTTTGTACAATACTTTGGAGCTTATATCTATAACCATGTATATAGATCCAAATATTTCAGAAAGACTTATCCAAGATCTAAACGAGATCCTAAGATATAGCATAAATGATTTATCCTTTATAAGGTTTGATGAGGATATCCTCTATATATACAAATTTTTGGATATACAAAAGATCAAATCTGAGGAGAATTTCACCTATCAAATAAATATGGACGAGGAAAGTGGCAAGGTTTTGGTCCCAAAATTATTCCTCCAGCCACTTTTGGAAAATTCTTTAAAATACGCAAGCAAACATACATCCAAAATAGATCTCAAAATAGATATAGCTTGCGATGAAAAAAGTTTAAACATAAAAATAAAGGATAATGGCAAGGCCATGAGCCAAAAGCAAATACAAAAGCTAAACTCTTATCTGGATGTAGAGTCAAAAAAAGATTATATTTCTATGAAACACCACGGCATGGTCAACAGCCTCAATAGGCTAAAAACCCTCTACAAAGAAGACGTAAAAATGGGCTTTGTAGAAGTAGATGAGGGGGTTTTATTAGAAATTTCTATAAGATTGTGA
- the thiH gene encoding 2-iminoacetate synthase ThiH, translating to MNIKSVHDYFPGMDIIDSDIKEKVKRSYENLKDTRVSKADVISSLKATSPDEKDLYNLLSDEAGDFLEVMGEVAKEKRIRYFGNNVCLFSPIYIANYCENSCRYCGFRAKSPIKRAKLNYGEIEEEMRALADTGIEDVLILTGESQKFSSIEYIAESCRIAKKFFRVIGIEVYPANISDYEVLREAGADFVTVFQESYNPETFDFYHPSGHKRSFDYRFDTQERALLAGFRGVGFGALFGLGDPIEEAFKLAVHAKEIQKKYPQAEIAISLPRIRPTHGADDSLNFNIVDDKKFFQIMLAIRIFLPFASITLSTRESKDFRDLAVQYGATKISASVDTSIGHRSKKSKDEGDEQFVIDDARSTEKTCRDLKEIGMTPVFTDYINV from the coding sequence ATGAATATAAAAAGTGTACACGATTATTTTCCAGGCATGGATATAATCGATTCTGATATAAAAGAAAAAGTAAAAAGATCCTACGAAAACCTAAAGGATACAAGGGTAAGCAAGGCTGATGTCATATCAAGCCTAAAGGCTACAAGTCCTGATGAAAAAGACCTCTACAATCTTTTAAGCGATGAGGCAGGTGATTTCTTAGAAGTCATGGGAGAAGTGGCAAAGGAGAAAAGGATAAGATATTTTGGCAACAATGTTTGCCTTTTTTCTCCAATCTATATAGCAAATTATTGTGAAAATTCTTGTAGGTATTGCGGTTTTAGGGCAAAAAGTCCCATAAAAAGAGCAAAACTAAACTATGGGGAGATAGAAGAAGAGATGAGGGCCCTGGCAGATACAGGCATAGAAGATGTTTTGATCCTAACTGGCGAGTCGCAAAAATTTTCTTCGATAGAATATATAGCAGAGTCTTGTAGGATTGCAAAGAAATTTTTTAGGGTCATCGGCATAGAGGTTTATCCGGCAAATATTTCTGACTATGAGGTTTTAAGAGAGGCTGGGGCAGATTTTGTCACAGTCTTCCAAGAATCCTACAATCCAGAAACCTTTGATTTCTACCATCCTTCTGGTCATAAAAGGTCTTTTGATTACAGGTTTGATACCCAGGAGAGGGCTCTTTTGGCAGGTTTTAGGGGAGTTGGTTTTGGGGCTCTTTTTGGACTAGGGGATCCTATAGAGGAGGCCTTTAAGCTTGCAGTCCACGCAAAAGAAATCCAGAAAAAATATCCTCAAGCAGAAATAGCTATTTCTCTGCCTAGGATAAGGCCAACCCATGGGGCTGATGATAGTCTAAATTTCAATATAGTTGATGATAAAAAGTTTTTCCAAATCATGCTTGCCATAAGGATATTTTTGCCATTTGCATCTATAACCTTATCAACCAGAGAGTCCAAAGATTTTAGGGATTTGGCAGTCCAGTATGGGGCTACAAAAATATCTGCATCTGTAGATACATCTATAGGCCACAGGTCCAAAAAATCCAAAGATGAGGGCGATGAGCAGTTTGTAATAGATGATGCCCGCTCAACAGAAAAAACCTGTAGGGACCTAAAAGAAATAGGCATGACACCAGTTTTTACAGACTATATAAATGTATAA
- a CDS encoding chromate transporter — MKKKNKLWQLFKSTLYLSAFTFGGGYVILTLMKDTFVDKLKWIDKDQMLDMAAIAQSAPGAVAINSSVVVGYEIGGFWGILVAIIGTSLPPLIIISTISLFYEAFIANKYIATFLRGMQAAIAALILKVVIDMAKDILKTKSIGLIIVMVLSFILAYIFDVSIIFIILGLIGFGIFYSLIRSKKDVD, encoded by the coding sequence ATGAAAAAGAAAAATAAACTTTGGCAATTATTCAAATCAACTTTATATTTATCAGCTTTCACCTTTGGTGGTGGCTATGTCATACTCACTTTGATGAAGGATACCTTCGTAGACAAACTAAAATGGATAGACAAGGACCAAATGTTAGATATGGCAGCTATTGCCCAGTCGGCACCAGGAGCTGTCGCAATCAATTCTTCGGTAGTCGTTGGCTATGAAATAGGAGGATTTTGGGGAATCCTAGTTGCAATTATAGGCACCAGTCTCCCACCTCTTATAATAATTTCTACCATATCTCTATTTTATGAAGCCTTTATAGCAAATAAATATATAGCTACATTTTTGAGGGGGATGCAGGCGGCAATCGCTGCCTTGATCCTCAAGGTTGTCATAGATATGGCAAAAGATATCCTAAAAACGAAATCTATCGGCCTAATTATTGTTATGGTTCTAAGTTTTATCCTAGCCTACATTTTTGATGTGAGCATAATCTTTATTATTTTGGGCCTAATCGGTTTTGGAATTTTTTATTCACTTATAAGGAGCAAAAAAGATGTTGATTAA
- a CDS encoding extracellular solute-binding protein produces the protein MKKKILSFVAIFSLLLASACGNNGNKENDTKTEGNETQVEESGTLVVYSPNTEGIVSAIIPAFEEATGVTVELQQAGTGELFTKLKGEQKDPVADVIWGSAYSLFYENKDLFEEYVSANNDGVIEQYRHSEFIPATDKLDGSCIIINKDLIGDIEIKGYKDLLNPELKGKIATADPTSSSSAFCHLANMLKVMGGYEDEGAWEFVKELFTNIDGKIQSSSSSVYKTVADGEMAVGLSYEDPVMQLKKDGADNIDIVYMEEGSIFLPSVTGIVKNAPNKENAKKFIDFITSKEAQQILASQTTNRPVRDDVEMNDFMKKLSDINLAEEDYEYVTSHQKDMVDRYKEIFADIQGN, from the coding sequence ATGAAAAAGAAAATTTTAAGTTTTGTAGCTATATTTTCACTCTTGTTAGCTAGCGCTTGTGGAAATAACGGAAACAAAGAAAACGATACCAAAACAGAGGGCAATGAAACCCAAGTAGAAGAATCAGGCACACTTGTTGTTTATTCACCAAACACAGAGGGAATTGTCTCTGCAATCATCCCAGCTTTTGAAGAAGCTACAGGTGTAACAGTAGAGCTTCAACAAGCAGGTACAGGAGAACTATTCACCAAACTAAAAGGTGAACAAAAAGACCCAGTAGCTGATGTTATTTGGGGATCTGCTTACAGCCTATTCTATGAAAACAAAGATTTATTTGAAGAATATGTTTCTGCAAATAATGACGGAGTTATAGAACAATACAGACACAGTGAATTTATACCAGCAACAGATAAGCTTGATGGATCATGTATCATAATCAACAAAGACCTAATCGGTGATATAGAAATCAAAGGATATAAAGACCTACTAAATCCAGAGCTAAAGGGAAAAATCGCAACAGCTGACCCAACTTCATCATCATCTGCTTTCTGCCATTTGGCAAATATGCTAAAAGTTATGGGCGGATACGAAGACGAAGGCGCTTGGGAATTTGTCAAAGAATTATTCACAAACATAGATGGCAAGATCCAATCATCATCATCTTCAGTTTATAAAACTGTAGCAGACGGAGAAATGGCAGTTGGTCTATCTTATGAAGATCCAGTTATGCAGCTTAAAAAAGATGGAGCTGACAATATAGACATAGTTTATATGGAAGAAGGATCAATATTCTTACCATCAGTTACAGGTATAGTTAAAAACGCACCAAACAAAGAAAATGCTAAAAAGTTCATCGACTTTATAACAAGTAAAGAAGCTCAACAAATCCTAGCTAGTCAAACAACAAACAGACCAGTTAGGGATGACGTAGAGATGAATGACTTTATGAAAAAACTTAGCGATATCAATCTAGCAGAAGAAGACTATGAATATGTAACAAGCCACCAAAAAGACATGGTTGATAGGTATAAAGAAATATTCGCAGATATCCAAGGTAACTAA
- a CDS encoding chromate transporter: MLIKLFISFFKIGLFSFGGGYAALALIQEEVVQNNAWLSLGEFNDLITISQMTPGPIALNSATFVGTRVAGFGGSLAATMGCILPSAIIVGLLSFFYKKYKDLDIINDVLKFLRPAIVAMILIAGIDILKTALFDTRALEIANIDIKMLVLFFLALFIMLKKKTDPIKIMLASGAIYLGLAIIL, translated from the coding sequence ATGTTGATTAAACTTTTTATTAGCTTTTTTAAAATAGGTTTATTTTCTTTTGGTGGTGGCTATGCGGCTCTCGCCTTGATCCAGGAGGAAGTTGTCCAAAACAATGCCTGGCTATCCCTAGGAGAATTTAATGACCTGATCACAATTAGCCAAATGACACCAGGACCCATTGCCCTAAACTCAGCGACCTTTGTTGGGACGAGGGTAGCAGGCTTTGGGGGAAGCCTTGCTGCTACCATGGGCTGCATACTCCCATCTGCTATCATAGTTGGGCTTTTGTCATTTTTTTATAAAAAATACAAGGACCTAGATATAATAAATGATGTCCTAAAATTTTTAAGACCGGCTATAGTCGCTATGATCCTCATAGCTGGTATAGATATATTAAAAACCGCCCTTTTTGATACAAGGGCCTTGGAGATTGCAAATATAGATATAAAAATGCTGGTTTTATTTTTCCTAGCTCTTTTTATAATGCTAAAAAAGAAGACAGATCCAATAAAAATCATGCTAGCTAGTGGGGCGATTTATCTGGGGCTTGCTATAATTTTATAA
- a CDS encoding helix-turn-helix transcriptional regulator, which produces MRDELVLKNNLAKIRKEKGYSQQALADEIGVSRNTISSIETGQFSPTAKLALILAIALDKKFEDIFYF; this is translated from the coding sequence ATGAGAGATGAACTGGTCTTGAAAAACAACCTAGCAAAAATCAGAAAAGAAAAAGGCTATTCCCAACAGGCCCTGGCAGATGAGATTGGAGTTTCTAGAAATACCATCAGCTCTATAGAAACCGGCCAATTTTCTCCAACAGCAAAACTTGCCCTGATCCTTGCCATAGCCTTGGATAAAAAATTTGAGGATATATTTTATTTTTAA